The DNA region ATATCCATAATATCTTTATTGTTTTACAATTTATAATTACTATATCTTATTCAGTTCTAATTTCTTCTACCGGATTTTTTAGTGCAGCCTGCCATATGCGCCATCCGATACTGGAAAGAATGATGATAATGATTGCTATCAGGATAACGACATAAACCCACCAGGAAATAGTTGTCTGAATAACATAAGTTTCCAACCACCTTTTCATGATGATGTATCCTGTAGGGAAGGCAACTATTGCAGCTAAAACCAGCAAACTCATATATTCCTTAAGAAATATAAGAATAATATTCTTTATCGTTGCCCCGTTTACTTTTCGGATAGCGATTTCTTTGCGACGTTGTTCGCACGAGAGGCTGATTAATGAGAAAATACCGAATATGGCAATAATAATGCAAACGGCAGATGCTACTGAAAGTAATTTCATTAATGTACGTTCCGAAGCAAGCGAGTCCTCTATCATTTTTGCAACACTTTGAGTCCCAATTCTGAAGTTTGGGTATGTTTTCTGAATATATGTTTCAATAGTGCGTTTGGCGTCTTCGTAACTACCATGATAGGTAAAAGCATTCTTGTTTTTAGGGGGATAAAGATTCACTGTAAATACGCTTGGAAAAGCAGGAACTGTAGGCGAAAGCTGAATGTCTTTTACAACACCGCATACACTATAATAATTGGAAAATTGTTTTCCAATAGGATTTTTCCATCCTGTCTTCCTGACAAAAGCTTCATTGACCAGAACCTTTACAGGCTTGCCATGCGAATCTTCTGGAAAAGTTCCTTGTATCAGTTGCATTCCTAAAAGGTCGAATGCTTCTTTGGAAATCTGAAAATCATTCACCATAAATTCAGTTTCCGCTTGTTGTTTATTATCCCATTCATCAATGTAGAAACCTGATTTGCCCCCGATTGGTAACGGGACATCTGTAATTCTGTGAAACTCAATCCCTGGGATCTCCTGCATTTTTCTAACCCAATCTTCTGCATCGTCCGATAATATTCCTGAAAGATAATATACAAACTCAACATCCGGGTGAGTAATGCCCATATCCGAAGAAGTACGAAGATGGTGTAGTTGCTGCATCATAACTATTGTACAAAAAATGAAACCAATGCTGATGGCTAATTGAAACCAGAGTCCTATGCAACGAAAAACATTAGAGAAATGTGTCGTAGAACTGGAGGAAATAGCAGATTGTAGCGTGAAATGGTTTTGTAGGAATAAAGTGAGCCAAGCGAAGCATAAAGCGATGCACAGCACGATTGACATATAAATACCAGCTTCTTTATAAAAGAAAAGAGCATTTTCATTGATGCCGGATATTGACCTGAAAGCAGATAAGGAAATCTCCATCAGAAACAAAGCCACAAGGAAGGTCATAAATAATAATAGTAACAACTCGGAAACCAATAGTGACATCAAGCCTGTATTTGAAGCCCCGTTCACTTTACGAAGTGCCCATTCACGCTGTCTCATACGGATACGTATTAGATACATTATCAGATAATTGGCAAGAGCACTCAACGCTATCAACAAACTGATTATGCAAAATAAGCGTATATGTTCTATGTGGATAAAAGCTGATGTGCTCGGATGGGTGTAGTGTTCTTCTATCAATGGAGTGATAATAACCGGATATTTTATTTTTTTTCCTTCATTATCCGTGACTTCCATATCTTTTAGTTTCTTTTTTAAAGCCTCTATATCAGTACCTGGAATCACGCGGAACAAGGTCTGTCCTGATGCAAAGTTCCAAAGTCTGTTTTCATCAGGTACGCGTTTGCCTACCAAATCAAAGTTATAATTGGTGTGTTTCCATCCTTCAACAACGGCAGTGATAGTGGTGGACAGTGTAGGACCCGGTTTACCAATAGGAGATTCGTTGCCGAAAATCCGGAGGGCAGTTTGTCTGGTTATGGCTATTTCATCGGGATTGTGCAGAAACTGATAGCTTCCTTCCAATAAGACTAAGGGAAGTACGGAAGTAAAAGTGCTATCAATTTCCATCTTTTTCCAGGAGCTGGTTTGCCCGTTATTGGTATTTTCAATGGTTACTATACGATTTCCATATGTTGCACTTTCTATTTCGGGAAATGTATTCATTAAATGTTGCGCTAACATAGGAGAGGTTATGCTGGAATAACCGCTATTCTCCAAATTACTGGTTGTTCCGGCCACATAAACCCTGTCTGCACCTTCATGAAAAGTATCATAAGTCTGCTCATAGTGTAACCACATACCTGATAATGCGAAGCTAACGAGTCCCACTGCCAGACCGATGATGCTAATGATCGTCTGCGTTTTATATTTTATCAGGTTGCGCAGGGCAACAATAAGATAGTGCTTTAGCATATTTTAGTCCTCATTTTTTTATCATCCTGTCCATCACTTCCTCTATTCTTTCTGTTTCTGTCAGCGGTGCATCTACTTCAAAATCATAAAGTGTGATACTGCGGAGGGTGTAGTACAAACTCCAGTAGTTATATAGTGCAGTGATGTAATTTCGTCGGGCGGCGTCTTTTTCACTGATGGAAGCATTGAGGTCGAGTACGGTAGACTTTCCCAAGATATAAAGTCGCCGGGCTACATCAGCACGCCGTTGAGCCGTTTCATCGGTGCGGGCGGCAATATGTACGCGCTGGGATTGTAAATTGAATTGTTTTACCAGTTTACGGACATTCAGTTCAAAGTCTGTTTTATCCTGCTCTACTTGAGTATAAGTTAAGTCACGATTAGAACGGGCTACCCGGACCTGTCCTTTGCCACGTCCCCAATCCAATATAGGCAGACTAATGCCGAAGGTGACGTATTGTTGGTCCAAAGGATTGTGATAAGCGTCTTTCAGTTTATTGCCGGTCTGAGTCAGTCCGAAACGCAGGTAAAGATCGGCTTTCAGTCCGGCATTGGCACGGGCACTGGCTACCCGGCTTTCGCTTTCCAGCTTACACCGCTGCATGTCCAGTATATCCGGGCTGTTTTGACGTGCTGTGATTAAAGCTGTACTTAGATCTATGTGAAGATTGGGAACATGATCGCTGACATCCACTTTGATCAGTATATCCTCCTGGATACCGAGATACGAACGGAGTTCTTGCATGCAATTTTCTACTTCGATATGGGCATTCATACGATTGGTCTCTTCGGTCAGCTTATTAAGTTCCAGTTGTAGCATCTCGTTTTCGGTAATGGTACCTATATTATAGCGCCCTTGTGCATATGTATATAAGGTGTCTGCATTGGCATAGTTGGTAGAAGCTATTTCGTAGTTGCTTTGTGCGGTGGCAAGGGCAAAGAATTTCTGCGTAGCGTTGGCAGCAACGAGCTCCAGGGTTTCCACATAAGTTTTCTTGGCTTCTTGGTAACGCAATGGTTCGATACGACGATTCCATTTCAGACTATTATATCCAAAAAGAGACTGACTATAGCCGACATTTATAGGTGATGTCTGCCAGGAGGTAGAGTTGTCACTAAATAAATCAAGCCGCTGGGCAGAAGTTTCCACGAACAATGTACCACCTGTCCAAGGAATATTCTGTGTCAGGCTTAAGGTGAGGTCGGTACTTAATAAGTTTTGTTCCACAAATTTCACGCTACCATCGCTCATCGTAATTTTGTTGATAGCACGATTCAGATACGGATCGGAAGTTAATTTCAAGGCGGGCAGATAGTTGGCCCGATAATATTTGTAGTTCCAGTAGGCGGAACGAAAACTGTGTTGGGCTGTTTGCGCATCGGGTGATTGTCGACGGGCACGTTCTATGGTCTGACCTAATGTCAGTTCCATAGTGTGTTCCTGCGCATCAATAGTTATAAGAGTTCCGCAAGCTATCAATAATAAAAGTATTTTTTTGCACATAGTATGTTCCTTTTAGTAGAAGAGATTCAAATCTTATGCCAAATATGTAATGCTTTGTATTGCAATGTTATACTTCTATATGGTGTAAGTTAAACGTGTGCCATACCGCACAAAAATAGTGCGCATACGCACACACAACACATCGATATATTGTTTATCTTTGCGCATCGGATATATTCATATTTGCAAAAAAGATTATCGGATAATAATAGCTTCGTATGGAACAATTAGGAAAAATATTAATAGTAGATGATAATGAGGACGTACTTTTTGCCCTCAACCTTCTGCTGGAACCTTATGCGGAAAAAATAAAAGTAGCAGTAACCCCCGATCGTATCGAATATTTCATGACGACCTTCCAGCCGGACATTATCCTGCTGGATATGAACTTCAGTCGCGATGCCATCAGTGGGCAGGAAGGCTTTGAGAGTCTGGAACAAATCTTGCGTATTGATCCTCAGGCAGTCGTTATTTTTATGACAGCATATGCAGATACAGATAAAGCGGTACGGGCCATTAAAGCGGGTGCTACCGATTTCATCCCGAAACCGTGGGAAAAAGAAAAACTACTTGCTACACTCTCATCCGGTATTAAATTACGCCGTTCCCGCTGTGAAGTTAGTCTGCTAAAAGAACAAGTGGAAGTACTTAGCGGTGCGGGAAGTAGTGTGGAAGAATCTATTATTGGTGAATCTGCTGCGATGCAGGAAGTGTTTGCCACGATAGAGAAGCTGCGTGATACGGATGCTAACATTCTTGTACTTGGTGAAAATGGAACAGGAAAAGATGTGATAGCCCGTTTGTTATACCGTTGTTCGCCACGTTACGGACGGCCATTCGTTACAATTGATCTCGGCAGTATCCCGGAACAATTGTTTGAGAGTGAATTATTCGGCTATGAAAAAGGAGCATTTACTGATGCCCGGAAACCGAAAGCCGGACGGATGGAGGTGGCAACGGGAGGTACATTGTTTTTGGATGAAATAGGAAATCTTTCACTGCCTATGCAAGCAAAACTGCTGACTGCTATTGAAAAACGACAGATCAGTCGTTTGGGCAGTACACAATCTGTATCCATCGACGTACGCTTGATTTGTGCTACAAATGCGGATATCCGCCATCTGGTGGAGGAAGGGAATTTCCGGCAGGATTTACTTTATCGTATCAATACGATTGAACTACATATTCCTCCTTTAAGGGAACGGGGAAATGATATTATTCTTCTGGCAGATTATTTCTTGCAGCGTTATGCCCGGAAATATCAAAAGGAAATGCGGGGTCTGACACGTGAAGCCAGAGCTAAATTGCTGCGTTATTCCTGGCCGGGAAATGTGCGTGAGTTACAGCATACGATGGAGCGTGCCGTGATTTTGGGTGACGGTTCATTGCTTCGCCCCGATAATTTCTTGTTTCAGGCTTCCTCCTCCCGTCTTAAAAAAGAAGAAGAAGTACTTAATCTGGAACAATTGGAACGGCAAGCTGTAGAAAAGGCAATGCGATTGAGCGAGGGGAATATGACACGTGCTGCGGAATATTTGGGAATTACGCGCTTTGCATTGTATAGGAAGATTGAGAAACTGGGATTATAAATTAAGAAGTAATATGAAGCGGTATTCCTTTGTTGTTATCTTGCATATCTGTCTGCTGGCAATACTTTCTGTTGGTGTTTATGTGTTATATTGTGCTGATTTATGGTTTAGCATGCTTATAACATTCCTGTTTCTTCTGGGGACAGGAATACACCTTTATTATATACAGATGAAGCAATTGCAGATGATGCGTCGCCTGACGGACAGTTTGCGTTATAATGACATGACACAAGCTTTCCGTCCACCTTATAAAAATAAACTGATGACAGAAATGGCTGTAGAGCTATCTGAAACCTTGCAGGCATTTCGTGCCCGCCTGTTGGAAGAAGAAATAAAACATCAGTATTACGAAAGTCTGCTGAACAAGGTAGATACTGCTGTATTAGTGACTGATATGTCCGGACGTATTGAGTGGCTGAATCGTGCCGCCACTGCCCAGTTAGGGCAAGATCCGCAATTGCCGGCCGAACTTTTGAGCCTTCCTTCCGGTGAAACGCAGGTCATACGTATTCATCGAAATGGAACCACTTTAGAAATGGCAGTAGCTACCACTCTCTTTGTAGCCAGTGGCATGGAGAGACACCTTATCAGTTTGAAGAATATTCATTCTGTACTGGAACGGAATGAAATGGAAGCCTGGCAAAAGCTGATACGTGTACTCACTCATGAAATCATGAACTCCATTACTCCTATCATTTCCCTCTCTGAAACACTTAGTGAGCGTGGTGTACCCGTTACATTAAAAGATGCAGCGGGCGAAAAAGAATATGCTGTAATGCTACAAGCTATGCAAACCATTCATCGACGTAGTAAGGGACTATTAGGTTTTGTAGAAAACTATCGTCGTCTTACCCGTCTCCCCGCTCCTGTCTGTGCCAGTGTGCCGGTTCGGGAACTGTTCACCGATTTACAGAAACTTTTTCCTGATGAAACTATTCATTTCGAGCTTCCACCTTTGGAGAAGACACTGGATGTGGATCGTGCTCAGATAGAACAAGTGCTTATTAATCTGTTGAAAAATGCTCGTGAAGCATCTGCCCGCTGCGAAACGCCGAAAATTGAGGTTAAAGCTGTTTTTGCGCCTAAAGTGACTTCTTCTCTTACTGCATGGCGTTGTACTATTACTGTTCGGGATAATGGTGAAGGTATCTTACCTGAAGTGCAGGATAAAATATTTGTTCCGTTCTTCACAACGAAAACTGCCGGTTCGGGTATCGGACTCAGTCTTTGCAAGCAGATCATGAATCAGCATGGAGGAAATATTATCGTTTATTCGGAACCGGGAAAAGGGAGTTGTTTTACTTTACAATTCTGTTAGATAAATACTGCACCTGCAAAAGGTTATTTTGAGTTTATTAAAAAACATAAATATTATATAATCATAAAAATTCCGTGTCGATATTTTATTGCTTTTAACAGCTACTAATTTTTCCATTATTTATTTTTGCAGCCACATAAATCGATAACTCATATTTAATTAACCATAAAATTCTATATGATTATGCGAACTAATTATTTGTTGCTATTGACCATTTTGTTGGGTTTAATACCCATGAATTACACACACGCCTCTGACTCAATTCCAAGCGTGTTTCTTTATTCTCCTTATACAAAGATTTCTGTTTCTCCGGGAACAAGTATTGATTACAAAATTGATTTAATCAATAATTCGGATATTCCGGTCAATGTAGATCTGTCTGTTACAGGATTACCTGCAAGTTGGAAACGTGAATTGAAATCCGGTGGTTGGAATATTAACAAATTAGCTGTCCTGCCTAGTGAAAAGAAAGACTTTAACCTGAAATTGGAAGTTCCATTAAAAATAAATAAGGGTAGCTACAATTTTGTTGTAGCTGCTGGAGACTGTCGGCTTCCTTTGACTGTCACCGTAGCCCAGCAAGGTACTTATCAGACTGAATTTACTACTGATCAACCCAATATGCAGGGCAACTCAAAATCGACATTTACTTTTAATGCCGTACTGAAGAATCAGACGGCTGATCAGCAGTTATATGCGTTGATGTCTAATGCGCCCAGAGGATGGAATGTAATTTTTAAACCTAATTATAAGCAGGCAACTTCCGCACAAGTAGAAGCGAATGCCAGCCAGAATGTGTCGATAGACGTTACTCCGCCGGCTAATGTTGAAGCTGGGAATTATAAGATTTCAGTACGTGCAGTAGCCGGTAATACTTCTGCTGATCTGGATCTGGAAGTGGTGGTTACCGGTACATATCAAATGGAACTGACTACTCCACGAGGATTGTTGAGTACTGAAATAACTGCCGGAGATGTGAAGCGTCTGGAGTTGGTTGTCAGAAACACAGGTTCCTCTTTATTAAAGGATATTCAACTCTCATCCGGTAAGCCAAAAGATTGGGAAGTATCTTTTGAACCTGCCAAAATAGAAATATTAAAAGCCGGAGAAACATCTACTGTTACGGCTATAATGAAAGCTTCGAAAAAAGCTTTGCCAGGCGACTATGTAACAACAATGGAAGCCAGAACTCCTGAAGTAAATGCAACTGCACAATTCAGAATTGCAGTAAAAACACCAATGCTTTGGGGGTGGGTAGGAATATTAGTCATCGTTGTAGCTGTGGGAGGTGTCTATTACCTATTCCGAAAATATGGAAGGAGGTAATTATGGGCGAACAAGTGATTGTACTTACCGATTTAACCAAAAAATACGGTAATTTCACTGCTGTAGACCATATTAGCCTGTCAATCTGCAAAGGAGAGATTTTCGGATTATTGGGTCCGAATGGTGCGGGAAAATCCACAACTATCCTGATGATGCTGGGGTTGACAGAACCAACTTCCGGTAAAGTGGAAATTTGTGGAATAAACTCCACTACAAATCCTATTGAAGTCAAGAAGAAAATCGGTTATCTCCCTGAAGATTTAGGCTTTTACGATGATATGACCGGGTTGGAAAACCTCATCTATACAGCACTTCTGAACGGCTTTTCAAGGAAAGAGGCTGAAGAGAAAGCAAAGGAACTTATGCGCCGGGTTGGACTTACCGAACAGGTGAATAAAAAGACAGGAAAGTATTCCCGCGGTATGAGGCAACGTTTGGGTTTAGCGGATGTATTGATAAAGAATCCGGAAATCATTATTCTGGACGAGCCGACATCCGGTATCGATCCTGCCGGAATCCAGGAATTTATAGAATTGATTCGTAATTTGAGTAGGGTACATTCCCTTACCGTATTGTTTTCCTCACATAATCTAGATCAGGTACAGAAAGCTTGTGATCGTGTGGGCTTATTTAATCACGGAGAATTACTGGCTCAGCTTGATCTTAGAGAAATGGAAGGTAAACAAGTGGAACTTATTGATATCTACAATAATTATATAAAGGAAGGAGGTGAGAAGTATGAACGGAATTGAGCTGCCTTTCTGGGTTATTGTGAATAAAGAGATCCGGGATCATGTGCGTAGTTGGCGCTTTATTATTTTACTTGCCATTATCACGCTCACTTGCTTGGGAGCCTTGTATACATCACTCACCAGTATGCATG from Bacteroides sp. MSB163 includes:
- a CDS encoding ABC transporter permease, with the protein product MLKHYLIVALRNLIKYKTQTIISIIGLAVGLVSFALSGMWLHYEQTYDTFHEGADRVYVAGTTSNLENSGYSSITSPMLAQHLMNTFPEIESATYGNRIVTIENTNNGQTSSWKKMEIDSTFTSVLPLVLLEGSYQFLHNPDEIAITRQTALRIFGNESPIGKPGPTLSTTITAVVEGWKHTNYNFDLVGKRVPDENRLWNFASGQTLFRVIPGTDIEALKKKLKDMEVTDNEGKKIKYPVIITPLIEEHYTHPSTSAFIHIEHIRLFCIISLLIALSALANYLIMYLIRIRMRQREWALRKVNGASNTGLMSLLVSELLLLLFMTFLVALFLMEISLSAFRSISGINENALFFYKEAGIYMSIVLCIALCFAWLTLFLQNHFTLQSAISSSSTTHFSNVFRCIGLWFQLAISIGFIFCTIVMMQQLHHLRTSSDMGITHPDVEFVYYLSGILSDDAEDWVRKMQEIPGIEFHRITDVPLPIGGKSGFYIDEWDNKQQAETEFMVNDFQISKEAFDLLGMQLIQGTFPEDSHGKPVKVLVNEAFVRKTGWKNPIGKQFSNYYSVCGVVKDIQLSPTVPAFPSVFTVNLYPPKNKNAFTYHGSYEDAKRTIETYIQKTYPNFRIGTQSVAKMIEDSLASERTLMKLLSVASAVCIIIAIFGIFSLISLSCEQRRKEIAIRKVNGATIKNIILIFLKEYMSLLVLAAIVAFPTGYIIMKRWLETYVIQTTISWWVYVVILIAIIIIILSSIGWRIWQAALKNPVEEIRTE
- a CDS encoding TolC family protein: MCKKILLLLIACGTLITIDAQEHTMELTLGQTIERARRQSPDAQTAQHSFRSAYWNYKYYRANYLPALKLTSDPYLNRAINKITMSDGSVKFVEQNLLSTDLTLSLTQNIPWTGGTLFVETSAQRLDLFSDNSTSWQTSPINVGYSQSLFGYNSLKWNRRIEPLRYQEAKKTYVETLELVAANATQKFFALATAQSNYEIASTNYANADTLYTYAQGRYNIGTITENEMLQLELNKLTEETNRMNAHIEVENCMQELRSYLGIQEDILIKVDVSDHVPNLHIDLSTALITARQNSPDILDMQRCKLESESRVASARANAGLKADLYLRFGLTQTGNKLKDAYHNPLDQQYVTFGISLPILDWGRGKGQVRVARSNRDLTYTQVEQDKTDFELNVRKLVKQFNLQSQRVHIAARTDETAQRRADVARRLYILGKSTVLDLNASISEKDAARRNYITALYNYWSLYYTLRSITLYDFEVDAPLTETERIEEVMDRMIKK
- a CDS encoding sigma-54 dependent transcriptional regulator, with product MEQLGKILIVDDNEDVLFALNLLLEPYAEKIKVAVTPDRIEYFMTTFQPDIILLDMNFSRDAISGQEGFESLEQILRIDPQAVVIFMTAYADTDKAVRAIKAGATDFIPKPWEKEKLLATLSSGIKLRRSRCEVSLLKEQVEVLSGAGSSVEESIIGESAAMQEVFATIEKLRDTDANILVLGENGTGKDVIARLLYRCSPRYGRPFVTIDLGSIPEQLFESELFGYEKGAFTDARKPKAGRMEVATGGTLFLDEIGNLSLPMQAKLLTAIEKRQISRLGSTQSVSIDVRLICATNADIRHLVEEGNFRQDLLYRINTIELHIPPLRERGNDIILLADYFLQRYARKYQKEMRGLTREARAKLLRYSWPGNVRELQHTMERAVILGDGSLLRPDNFLFQASSSRLKKEEEVLNLEQLERQAVEKAMRLSEGNMTRAAEYLGITRFALYRKIEKLGL
- a CDS encoding sensor histidine kinase, giving the protein MKRYSFVVILHICLLAILSVGVYVLYCADLWFSMLITFLFLLGTGIHLYYIQMKQLQMMRRLTDSLRYNDMTQAFRPPYKNKLMTEMAVELSETLQAFRARLLEEEIKHQYYESLLNKVDTAVLVTDMSGRIEWLNRAATAQLGQDPQLPAELLSLPSGETQVIRIHRNGTTLEMAVATTLFVASGMERHLISLKNIHSVLERNEMEAWQKLIRVLTHEIMNSITPIISLSETLSERGVPVTLKDAAGEKEYAVMLQAMQTIHRRSKGLLGFVENYRRLTRLPAPVCASVPVRELFTDLQKLFPDETIHFELPPLEKTLDVDRAQIEQVLINLLKNAREASARCETPKIEVKAVFAPKVTSSLTAWRCTITVRDNGEGILPEVQDKIFVPFFTTKTAGSGIGLSLCKQIMNQHGGNIIVYSEPGKGSCFTLQFC
- a CDS encoding NEW3 domain-containing protein, with amino-acid sequence MIMRTNYLLLLTILLGLIPMNYTHASDSIPSVFLYSPYTKISVSPGTSIDYKIDLINNSDIPVNVDLSVTGLPASWKRELKSGGWNINKLAVLPSEKKDFNLKLEVPLKINKGSYNFVVAAGDCRLPLTVTVAQQGTYQTEFTTDQPNMQGNSKSTFTFNAVLKNQTADQQLYALMSNAPRGWNVIFKPNYKQATSAQVEANASQNVSIDVTPPANVEAGNYKISVRAVAGNTSADLDLEVVVTGTYQMELTTPRGLLSTEITAGDVKRLELVVRNTGSSLLKDIQLSSGKPKDWEVSFEPAKIEILKAGETSTVTAIMKASKKALPGDYVTTMEARTPEVNATAQFRIAVKTPMLWGWVGILVIVVAVGGVYYLFRKYGRR
- a CDS encoding ABC transporter ATP-binding protein, giving the protein MGEQVIVLTDLTKKYGNFTAVDHISLSICKGEIFGLLGPNGAGKSTTILMMLGLTEPTSGKVEICGINSTTNPIEVKKKIGYLPEDLGFYDDMTGLENLIYTALLNGFSRKEAEEKAKELMRRVGLTEQVNKKTGKYSRGMRQRLGLADVLIKNPEIIILDEPTSGIDPAGIQEFIELIRNLSRVHSLTVLFSSHNLDQVQKACDRVGLFNHGELLAQLDLREMEGKQVELIDIYNNYIKEGGEKYERN